The Acidobacteriaceae bacterium nucleotide sequence CGCCGGAGCACTCAGAAGGCTACTTTACCGGGCTGATGATGGCGATTGAAACATACCTCATCCAGGCCGGGTATCTGTACTTCACGGTTTCACACCTGGGGCAGCGCGACCTGCTGGAGGAGTATCCGCGGCTGCTGGTGAACCGGCAGGTGGATGGCGTGCTGCTGATCAACACGCAGCTTCCGGAAGCACTACCGATACCGACGGTGGCGATCTCTTCGCACTCCACGCACTCGAACGTTATCGATGTTTCGCTGGACCACGAAGTCGCCGCGACGTTGACGCTGCGGCACCTCTACGATCTGGGGCATCGACGCATTGCCTTCATGCACGGCCAGACGAACTCGCTGGATAGCCAACCACGCTGGGACGCGACCATGCGCGCGGCGAAGGCGCTTGGGCTTGTGGTCGACCCGAAGCTTTGTATCTCGCTGGAGCATAACTCGTGGTCGCCCGACCTGGGCTATCAACCGGTGCTCGAACTGTTACGCCACACGCAGGACTTCACGGCGCTGGTGTGCTTCAACGATCAGGCGGCGATCGGCGCGATTCGTGCTGTGGCCGACTGCGGGCTGCGCTGCCCGGTGGACCTTTCCATTGTTGGCTTTGACGATATCTCCGGCGCAGGGT carries:
- a CDS encoding LacI family DNA-binding transcriptional regulator, producing MLLVEARRRTWLWQDMLDSIVPRPSNKKPADVPAPAPAQVAKRVSLKTLAEYLDLSPATISLVLNNSPVANSIPPTTRQRVVAAAKKFNYRPNPLARSLRMNRTHTVGIIAPEHSEGYFTGLMMAIETYLIQAGYLYFTVSHLGQRDLLEEYPRLLVNRQVDGVLLINTQLPEALPIPTVAISSHSTHSNVIDVSLDHEVAATLTLRHLYDLGHRRIAFMHGQTNSLDSQPRWDATMRAAKALGLVVDPKLCISLEHNSWSPDLGYQPVLELLRHTQDFTALVCFNDQAAIGAIRAVADCGLRCPVDLSIVGFDDISGAGFSIPRLTTVRQPLQQMGETAARTLIAAIEGTAPAERELCFAPELIHRESTAAPTRLMKTPARKAR